From Humisphaera borealis, the proteins below share one genomic window:
- a CDS encoding acyl-CoA thioesterase produces the protein MATPHHYEIDVPASAIDANGHANNVEFVRWMQEAAISHADASGCTKLTTDAGATWVARSHHIEYRRPAMLGDRVRVVTWVENIRRSFSLRKYRFERVADGTVLAEGQTDWVHVDVATGRPKSVPAEIVGLFDLKSEA, from the coding sequence ATGGCCACGCCGCACCATTACGAGATCGATGTTCCCGCCTCGGCGATCGACGCCAACGGTCACGCCAACAACGTGGAGTTCGTCCGCTGGATGCAGGAGGCGGCGATCTCTCACGCCGACGCCTCGGGCTGCACGAAGCTGACGACGGATGCCGGTGCCACCTGGGTAGCGCGGTCGCACCACATCGAATACCGGCGGCCGGCGATGCTGGGCGATCGGGTTCGGGTGGTAACCTGGGTGGAAAACATCCGCCGGTCATTTTCGCTGCGGAAGTATCGGTTCGAACGGGTCGCCGACGGCACCGTGCTCGCCGAAGGACAGACGGACTGGGTGCATGTCGATGTTGCGACGGGCCGGCCCAAATCGGTGCCGGCGGAGATTGTCGGCCTGTTCGATCTGAAATCTGAGGCCTGA
- a CDS encoding amidohydrolase has protein sequence MNRTCCAALIGCLVFVLAGNAPAAANPPDLILHNGKIVTADKVFSVVAAIAVRGGRIVATGADAEVLAGKGDATKVVDLRGKMVLPGLIDSHVHPRAAMFEFDHDVPDMESIADVLAYVRDRAAKLGDGKWISVQQVFITRLKEQRYPARAELDQAAPKNPVLFSTGPDASLNSLALKLSDIDENWKVTDGGPGYAEKDPATGELTGILRGCMRYVKSQSSSKKATEDDIYSRTLALFRDYNANGITAVADRSADPSAVTRYTKMRDTGDLPVRMSLSFNIATIGELSAIQDRIRKLADHPLRKDDPMLKLVGIKTFLDGGMLTGSAYMRKPWGVSKIYSITDPDYRGVLLIPKERVYPLVRAAIETGLQFTAHSVGDGAVEILIDAYEQAAKDLGVEKVRATRPCITHSNFMGDDLVRRMPALGIVADIQPVWLYLDTRTLQAQFGYDRLRYFQPLKSLFDAGAIAGGGSDHMQKIGAMRAVNHYDPFLGMWVTVSRKARWHDGQLHPEEALSREQMIRFYTNNNAQIIFRDHQIGSLEAGKLADMIVVDRNLLTCPEDDIRETKVLQTYLGGKLVYDRK, from the coding sequence ATGAACCGCACCTGCTGCGCCGCGCTGATCGGCTGTCTCGTGTTCGTGCTCGCCGGGAATGCCCCGGCGGCGGCCAATCCGCCAGACCTTATTCTGCACAACGGGAAGATTGTCACGGCCGACAAGGTGTTTTCCGTCGTGGCAGCGATCGCGGTGAGAGGGGGCAGGATCGTCGCAACCGGTGCCGATGCCGAGGTCCTCGCCGGCAAGGGCGACGCCACCAAAGTGGTGGACCTCCGTGGCAAGATGGTCCTGCCCGGACTCATCGATTCGCACGTCCACCCGCGGGCGGCGATGTTCGAGTTCGACCATGACGTGCCCGATATGGAATCGATCGCCGACGTACTGGCCTACGTCCGCGACCGTGCCGCGAAACTGGGCGACGGCAAATGGATTTCCGTGCAGCAGGTGTTCATCACCCGGCTGAAGGAGCAGCGCTATCCGGCGCGGGCAGAGCTGGACCAAGCCGCCCCGAAAAACCCCGTCCTGTTCTCGACCGGCCCGGACGCGTCGCTCAATTCCCTGGCGCTCAAGCTCAGCGACATCGACGAGAACTGGAAGGTGACGGATGGCGGTCCCGGCTACGCCGAGAAGGACCCGGCGACCGGCGAATTGACTGGCATCCTGCGTGGCTGCATGCGTTACGTGAAGAGCCAGTCGAGCTCGAAGAAGGCGACCGAAGACGACATCTACAGCCGTACGCTCGCCCTCTTCCGCGACTACAACGCCAACGGCATCACCGCCGTCGCCGACCGCTCGGCCGACCCGTCGGCTGTCACGCGGTACACGAAGATGCGCGACACCGGCGACCTGCCCGTGCGGATGTCGCTCTCGTTCAACATCGCCACCATCGGCGAATTGAGCGCGATCCAGGATCGCATCCGCAAACTCGCCGACCATCCGCTGCGTAAGGACGACCCGATGCTGAAGCTCGTCGGCATCAAGACATTCCTCGACGGCGGCATGCTCACCGGCAGCGCCTACATGCGGAAGCCCTGGGGCGTCAGCAAGATCTACTCGATCACCGATCCCGACTACCGTGGCGTATTGCTCATCCCCAAAGAACGGGTCTACCCGCTGGTGAGAGCAGCGATCGAAACCGGCCTGCAGTTCACGGCCCACAGTGTCGGCGATGGCGCGGTCGAAATCCTGATCGACGCCTACGAGCAAGCGGCGAAAGATCTCGGCGTCGAAAAGGTTCGTGCGACACGCCCCTGCATCACCCACAGCAACTTCATGGGCGACGACCTCGTCCGGCGCATGCCCGCACTCGGCATCGTCGCCGACATCCAACCCGTCTGGCTCTACCTCGACACGCGGACGCTGCAGGCCCAGTTCGGCTACGACCGGCTGCGTTACTTTCAGCCGCTCAAGTCGCTCTTCGACGCGGGCGCCATCGCCGGCGGCGGTTCCGACCATATGCAGAAGATCGGGGCGATGCGGGCCGTCAACCACTACGACCCGTTCCTGGGCATGTGGGTCACCGTCAGCCGAAAGGCCCGCTGGCACGACGGCCAGTTGCACCCCGAGGAAGCGCTCTCGCGCGAGCAGATGATCCGGTTCTATACGAACAACAACGCGCAGATCATTTTCCGCGACCATCAGATTGGATCGCTCGAAGCCGGCAAACTGGCCGACATGATCGTCGTCGATCGAAACCTGCTGACCTGCCCCGAAGACGACATTCGAGAAACGAAGGTGCTGCAGACGTACCTGGGTGGGAAGTTGGTGTACGATCGGAAATGA
- a CDS encoding acyloxyacyl hydrolase, protein MPMHIRIVAVALLFSALPAFAQSTSTAAPTSSPVHDFTEGVWTFSLYTGYNRECSTDPQMGYVSAGVGYFFHNDFAINAEFRTYGVEQEGDEAAMFELDLLLRHHVIKRDRWTLFFDIGAGITQATRDVPTGGTHFNFIEEAGVGITYKLDERVHLIAGARYWHLSNARIHGEDQNPGLNGYGGYVGLMWKL, encoded by the coding sequence ATGCCCATGCACATTCGTATCGTTGCCGTCGCCCTTCTCTTTTCCGCGCTTCCGGCCTTCGCCCAATCAACGTCCACCGCCGCCCCGACGTCTTCGCCGGTTCACGACTTTACCGAAGGCGTCTGGACGTTTTCGCTTTACACGGGCTACAACCGCGAATGCTCGACCGACCCGCAGATGGGATATGTCTCGGCAGGCGTGGGCTATTTCTTCCACAACGATTTCGCCATCAATGCCGAGTTCCGCACCTACGGCGTCGAACAGGAAGGCGACGAGGCGGCGATGTTCGAGCTCGATCTGCTCCTGCGGCATCACGTCATCAAGCGAGACCGATGGACGCTGTTTTTCGACATCGGCGCGGGCATCACGCAGGCGACCCGCGACGTGCCGACCGGTGGAACGCATTTCAACTTCATCGAAGAGGCCGGGGTCGGTATCACTTACAAGCTCGATGAACGCGTCCATCTCATCGCCGGCGCTCGGTACTGGCATCTGTCCAACGCACGCATCCATGGCGAAGACCAGAACCCCGGGCTCAACGGGTATGGCGGCTATGTCGGGCTGATGTGGAAGCTGTGA
- a CDS encoding DedA family protein, with protein sequence MVSLHVAMPAVAAAIGSGSLLPNDATLRDMPAAAQIGAIILGTLISEDLVCIAVGMLIRREQISPWIGGLGCFLGIYIGDLLFFAIGRLGGMGVLRWKFFTRRLSPERLQAFGAWFDRRPWAAIAMCRVMPGIRVPLYLAVGALTKRTRAFFWWTCFFAFVWTPGLIGLVVLFGDVFVAPFERFIGGGWKPVALAIVAMYLIVRLAMLLATEAGRAKLLNRVGKLWGRKPIAVAEDPAPVSGSPSGAAD encoded by the coding sequence TTGGTTTCATTGCACGTCGCGATGCCGGCGGTCGCGGCAGCGATCGGTTCGGGTTCGCTCCTGCCCAATGACGCGACGCTGCGCGACATGCCCGCCGCGGCACAAATTGGCGCCATCATCCTCGGCACCCTCATCTCTGAAGATCTCGTATGCATCGCGGTCGGCATGCTGATCCGGCGTGAACAGATTTCCCCCTGGATCGGCGGACTGGGATGTTTCCTGGGCATCTACATCGGCGACCTGCTGTTCTTTGCCATTGGCCGGCTCGGCGGCATGGGCGTGCTGCGGTGGAAGTTCTTCACACGTCGGCTGAGCCCCGAACGGCTTCAGGCGTTCGGGGCCTGGTTCGACCGCCGACCCTGGGCGGCGATCGCGATGTGCCGTGTCATGCCCGGCATCCGGGTACCGCTGTACCTGGCCGTCGGGGCACTGACGAAACGCACCCGAGCCTTTTTCTGGTGGACCTGCTTCTTCGCTTTCGTCTGGACGCCTGGGCTGATTGGCCTGGTGGTCCTCTTCGGCGACGTGTTCGTCGCGCCGTTCGAGCGTTTCATTGGCGGGGGATGGAAGCCGGTCGCCCTGGCGATCGTCGCAATGTATCTGATCGTTCGCCTGGCGATGCTGCTCGCGACGGAAGCCGGCCGGGCGAAACTGCTGAATCGCGTCGGCAAATTGTGGGGACGAAAGCCGATCGCCGTCGCGGAGGATCCCGCCCCTGTAAGCGGTTCGCCGTCCGGCGCTGCCGATTAG
- a CDS encoding amidohydrolase family protein encodes MASSDVTILRADWVAPMSDPVIANGAIAITSGIISDLGPAEGVVARFPLAHRQDLGSAVLMPGLVNAHVHLELSDLTPGERPASFVDWLLSVMSKGPPPTPEGEARVAAATRAGVAQCLRFGVTTVGDISRFPGVTRQALAESPLRAVSFGEVTAMGSRRNLLEQRLSAAMTPSPAPGRVISAVSPHAPYSIEPVGYERCLSAAVAAGVPIATHLAETVEESEFITRHSGPFRRLWNTIGGWDSDIPRQHERTTPEALMKRIGFLSYKRAILVHANYLADDISQGKASVVYCPRTHAYFGHKPHDWQRMLADGINVAVGTDSAASSPDLNLVDDLRLMHRQAPSVSPETLWRMATVNAAKALGMQGRVGELSIGAAADVIAFAVRGRDPLREVLDAGYSPTHVWIAGTRTDERSHRRCTP; translated from the coding sequence ATGGCCTCTTCCGATGTCACCATTCTCCGCGCCGACTGGGTTGCCCCGATGTCGGACCCGGTGATCGCCAACGGCGCGATCGCAATCACGTCTGGAATCATCTCCGACCTCGGGCCGGCGGAAGGTGTCGTCGCCCGATTTCCTTTGGCGCACCGGCAGGACCTCGGCTCGGCCGTCCTGATGCCGGGGCTGGTCAACGCGCATGTTCATCTGGAGCTCTCCGACCTCACGCCCGGGGAGCGGCCGGCGTCGTTCGTGGACTGGCTGTTGTCGGTGATGTCGAAGGGCCCGCCACCCACCCCCGAAGGCGAAGCCCGCGTCGCCGCCGCCACGCGTGCAGGCGTCGCGCAGTGCCTGCGATTCGGCGTTACGACCGTGGGCGACATCAGCCGATTCCCGGGGGTAACGCGGCAGGCGCTGGCGGAGAGCCCACTTCGCGCGGTCAGTTTCGGCGAAGTGACGGCGATGGGATCACGGCGAAACCTCCTGGAACAACGCCTTTCCGCGGCGATGACGCCTTCCCCCGCGCCAGGCCGCGTGATCTCGGCGGTATCGCCGCACGCGCCGTACTCGATCGAGCCCGTCGGCTACGAGCGGTGTCTATCCGCCGCCGTCGCTGCCGGGGTACCGATCGCAACTCACCTGGCCGAAACCGTGGAAGAGTCGGAGTTCATCACCCGCCACAGCGGCCCGTTCCGGCGACTGTGGAACACCATTGGCGGATGGGACAGCGACATCCCCCGCCAGCACGAGCGCACAACGCCGGAAGCTCTCATGAAGCGCATCGGCTTCCTCTCTTACAAGCGGGCGATTCTGGTTCACGCCAATTACCTGGCCGACGACATCTCACAGGGCAAGGCGAGCGTCGTCTATTGTCCGCGTACCCATGCGTACTTCGGCCACAAGCCACACGATTGGCAGCGGATGCTCGCCGACGGGATCAACGTCGCCGTCGGCACCGACAGCGCAGCGTCGTCGCCGGACCTGAACCTGGTGGACGACCTGCGACTCATGCATCGGCAAGCGCCGAGCGTATCGCCGGAAACGCTTTGGAGAATGGCGACCGTCAACGCCGCAAAAGCCCTCGGGATGCAGGGACGGGTTGGGGAGTTGTCCATCGGTGCGGCGGCCGATGTCATCGCGTTCGCTGTTCGCGGTCGCGACCCGCTGCGGGAAGTTCTCGATGCCGGCTACAGTCCAACCCATGTTTGGATCGCGGGCACTCGTACCGATGAGCGGTCGCACCGCAGGTGCACACCCTGA